In one Bradyrhizobium cosmicum genomic region, the following are encoded:
- a CDS encoding glycosyltransferase family 4 protein, which translates to MTPLRRIAVIGNSLPRRCGIATYTTDLKNAISISRQDLETCIVAMTDRGQAYDYPPAVAFQIKDGNIEDYMRAADFLNAGRFDTVCLQHEFGIFGGEAGAHILVLLSRLTMPVVTTFHTVLADPTPAQRTVMERIVEASSKVVVMAHKGRELLRDVYLVRDDKIEVIAHGIPDVAFAEPDAAKARLGFEQKSVILTFGLLSPNKGIEVMIDAMPSILKRCKNAVYVVLGATHPNLVRNQGEAYRESLIARVRELGIEDHVVFFDRFADLATLLEFISMCDVYVTPYLNEAQMTSGTLAYSFGLGKPVVSTPYWHARELLADGCGILVPFGDSAAIGNEIANLLTDDNRRKAMSRRAYAASRMMTWEQVAERYVSVFENARQGHRLKIFARSDMTAPEPRGPAPPDMQIGHFLSMCDDVGLFQHAVFSVPDRGHGYCVDDNARALLLACALNGPGEQPLSEVLTSRFAAFVQHAWNQDTRQFRNFMGFNRTWLEDRGSEDSHGRTLWALGEVARRDASPARRLWAAALFGQALSIATSFRSPRAWAFMLLGLDAYCAVAPEDLYAREIRHSLADRLMACLASVETPDWVWFEEGLAYDNARLPQALILTGVATETPRYLDAGLRSLRWLMTQQTTAAGHFRPVGTAGFGELRQRPRAFDQQPVEATATIAACLTAWRADGDAEWRAMATRAFAWFLGSNDLSVALIDPLTGSCRDGLHPDRANENRGGESVVCYLLGLAEMRQLARVTPSLTRPTALRAVGA; encoded by the coding sequence TGACTATCCTCCGGCGGTCGCGTTCCAGATCAAGGATGGCAATATCGAAGATTACATGCGGGCCGCGGATTTCCTCAATGCCGGCCGGTTCGACACCGTGTGCTTGCAGCACGAGTTCGGGATCTTTGGTGGGGAAGCCGGAGCCCATATCCTGGTGCTGTTGTCCCGCCTGACGATGCCGGTTGTTACGACGTTTCATACGGTGCTGGCCGATCCGACGCCTGCGCAACGTACCGTCATGGAGCGCATCGTCGAGGCATCGTCGAAGGTCGTGGTGATGGCCCATAAGGGCCGCGAACTGCTGCGTGACGTCTATCTCGTGCGTGACGACAAGATCGAGGTGATCGCCCACGGTATTCCCGATGTCGCCTTCGCCGAGCCGGATGCAGCGAAAGCCAGGCTTGGATTTGAGCAAAAATCGGTCATCCTGACATTCGGCCTGTTGTCGCCGAACAAGGGCATCGAAGTCATGATCGACGCCATGCCGTCGATTCTGAAGCGCTGCAAGAATGCGGTGTACGTCGTGCTCGGCGCAACGCACCCCAATCTGGTCCGAAACCAGGGCGAGGCCTATCGTGAGAGCCTCATCGCGCGGGTGCGCGAGCTCGGCATCGAGGACCACGTGGTGTTCTTCGATCGGTTCGCCGATCTGGCCACGCTGCTCGAATTCATCTCGATGTGCGACGTCTACGTCACACCCTATCTCAACGAGGCCCAGATGACCTCGGGAACACTGGCCTATAGTTTCGGACTGGGCAAACCGGTCGTATCGACCCCGTACTGGCACGCACGCGAGCTGCTTGCCGACGGCTGCGGCATCCTGGTGCCGTTCGGCGATTCCGCGGCGATCGGCAACGAAATCGCGAACCTGCTGACCGACGATAACAGGCGGAAGGCGATGTCCCGGCGCGCCTATGCGGCGAGCCGGATGATGACATGGGAGCAGGTGGCCGAGCGCTACGTGTCCGTCTTCGAAAATGCGCGGCAAGGTCATCGGTTGAAGATCTTCGCGCGCTCCGACATGACCGCGCCGGAGCCACGTGGTCCGGCGCCGCCCGACATGCAGATCGGCCATTTCCTATCGATGTGCGATGATGTCGGTCTGTTCCAGCACGCGGTTTTTTCGGTTCCGGATCGCGGACATGGCTATTGCGTCGATGACAACGCGAGAGCGCTGCTGCTGGCCTGCGCACTCAACGGTCCGGGCGAACAGCCGCTGTCGGAGGTCTTGACGAGCAGGTTCGCGGCATTCGTGCAGCATGCCTGGAACCAGGACACCAGGCAATTCCGCAACTTCATGGGGTTCAATCGAACCTGGCTTGAAGACAGGGGCTCCGAAGACAGTCACGGGCGAACGCTATGGGCCTTGGGCGAGGTTGCACGCAGAGACGCGAGCCCGGCCCGGCGCCTGTGGGCCGCTGCCTTGTTCGGGCAGGCATTGTCGATCGCGACGAGCTTTCGTTCACCTCGCGCATGGGCGTTCATGCTGCTGGGTTTGGACGCCTATTGTGCCGTAGCTCCGGAAGATCTCTACGCCAGGGAAATCCGGCATTCGCTTGCCGACAGGTTGATGGCTTGCCTGGCGTCGGTCGAGACGCCGGACTGGGTGTGGTTCGAGGAAGGGCTGGCCTACGACAACGCGCGATTGCCGCAGGCCTTGATCCTCACGGGCGTGGCGACGGAAACGCCTCGATATCTCGATGCCGGATTGAGATCCCTGCGCTGGCTGATGACGCAACAGACCACCGCGGCAGGCCATTTCCGGCCGGTCGGTACCGCCGGCTTCGGCGAGCTTCGGCAACGTCCGCGTGCGTTTGATCAACAGCCCGTGGAGGCAACGGCAACGATCGCCGCCTGCCTCACCGCGTGGCGCGCCGACGGCGATGCCGAATGGAGAGCCATGGCAACGCGGGCCTTCGCCTGGTTCCTCGGCAGCAACGATCTCTCGGTGGCGCTGATCGATCCGCTCACGGGCAGCTGCCGGGATGGTTTGCACCCTGACCGCGCCAACGAAAACCGCGGGGGCGAGTCGGTTGTTTGCTATCTGCTCGGGCTTGCGGAGATGCGACAGCTTGCGCGCGTCACCCCGAGCCTGACCAGGCCCACGGCCTTGCGCGCCGTGGGCGCCTGA